Genomic DNA from Planctomycetia bacterium:
GACCGGAATCACGTCCAGGACCATCCACTCCGGGCGATTATCGCTGTCGCGGATCGACTCGACGATCTTCAACCGGTTGATCAAGTCCTTTTGTTTTTGCTTCGAATTCGTCGTCCGCAACTCTTCGCGCAAGTCGCGCGAGAGCGTTACCAGGTCGAGCGCAGTCAGCAACTTGCGCACGGCCTCGGCGCCCATGTCGGCTTCGAACTTTTCGCCGTAAGTTTCCCGCGCGGCGCGATACTCTTCTTCCGAAAGCAACTGCTGCGGCTTGAGCGGCGTATCGCCCGGGTTGACGACGACGTAGTCCTGGAAGTAGATCACCTTTTCCAGGCTCGTGGTCTTCATGTCGAGGAGATTACCGAGACGGCTCGGCATCGCCTTGAAGAACCAGATGTGCACGACCGGCGCGGCCAGCTCGATGTGCCCCATCCGCTTACGGCGCACGCGGCTGTGCGTCACTTTGACGCCGCAGCGATCGCAGATCATTCCCTTATATTTCATGCCGCGATACTTGCCGCAGGCGCATTCCCAGTCCTTTTCCGGGCCAAAGATGCGCTCGCAGAACAAGCCATCCTTTTCCGGACGGTAGGTGCGGTAATTGATCGTTTCCGGCTTCTTCACCTCGCCGAAGGACCAGCTACGAATGTCGTGCGGCCGGGCCAGGCTGATCTTCACCGAGGCGTAATCGTTCACCCGATCGTAAGAGCTTTCGACAGTACTCACGAGTATGGCTCCTTATGCGGGCCGAGGGGGCTATGTTGTTCGTTGCGGGTCGAAGGGATTCACATGGAGCGGCTGTCGCGGACGCCACAGTCGGCTTTCGCTCCGCGAAAGCACTACCTTTCGCGGAGCGAAAGGCGACCGTGGCGCAAAACTGCGTCAGACGCGGCGTTTTTCCAACTGCATATTGAGACCCAAACCTCGGATCTCGTTGGTCAACACGTCGAAGCTGGCGGGCGTGCCGGCTTCCAGCGTGTTTTCTCCCTTGACCATCGACTCGTAGATCTTCGTACGACCTTCCACGTCGTCGCTCTTCACCGTGAGCAACTCCTGCAAGATGTACGCGGCGCCGTAGGCCTCCAGCGCCCAGACTTCCATTTCCCCGAAGCGCTGTCCGCCGAACCGCGCTTTGCCGCCCAGCGGTTGCTGGGTGATGAGCGAGTACGGTCCCGTGGATCGGGCATGCACCTTGTCGTCGACTAGATGGTGCAACTTGAGCATGTAGATGTAGCCCACCGTGGTGTGCTGTTCCATCCGCTCGCCAGTGCGCCCGTCGTACAACTGCGCCTTGCCGTTCCGCGGCAAACCGGCTTCGACCAGGCAATCGTTGATAACGCCTTCGGTGGCGCCGTCGAAGACCGGAGTAATCGCCTGGAAGCCGAGCTTGGCGCCGGCCCAGCCCAAGTGCGTTTCCAAAATCTGGCCCACGTTCATACGGCTGGGCACGCCCAGCGGATTGAGCATGATCTGCAGCGAAGTTCCGTCCGCCAGGAACGGCATGTCCTCGCGCGGCAGAATCTTCGCGATCACGCCCTTGTTACCGTGGCGGCCGGCCATTTTGTCACCGACCGAGATCACGCGTTTCGCCGAGACGTAAACCTTGACCATCTGCAACACGCCGCTGCGCAGTTCGTCGCCGCGCTTCATGCTGTTGAGCTTCCGGTCGCGCAGGTCGATCGCTTCCTCGACCAGCGGCCACTGCGTCTTGTGGATCTTCTCGATCGCGGTCTTCCGCTCAGGGCTGCGGATGTCCAGGTTCTCCAACCGGAACCGCGTCGCTTGTTCGGCGACGTACTTATGCTCCTGATCGCGCACCAGGGCGTTGCCGTCCTCGTCGGTCAGGTGCCGTTGCAGCACCTTTTCGATTTCCTCGACCATCGCGCCAAAGGCCAGCGCGATCGAGGCGTTCCCCTCGGCTTCCGCGTCCTTCAAGTCCTTCTCGAACTTCTTGCGCTCGTCTTCCGACAAGCTCATCCGGCGCGAGAACTTCTGCGTGTCGATGACAATCCCTTCCACGCCGGAGGGGACTTCAAGCGAGTCGTTCTTCACGTCTTCGCCGGCCCGGCCGAAGATCGCGTGCAACAGCTTTTCTTCCGGCGTCAGTTCGGTCTTCGATTTCGGCGAGACCTTGCCCACCAGGATGTCGCCTTGGCGGACAAACGTGCCGATCTGCACGATGCCACCTTCGTCGAGATTGCGGAGCGCTTTCTCGCTGACATTGGGAATATCGCGCGTGAACTCCTCGCGACCGAGCTTCGTTTCGCGAATCTCGATATCGAATTCTTCGATGTGAATCGACGTGTACACGTCGTCCTTCACGAGGTCTTCGCTGATGATAATCGCGTCTTCGAAGTTGAACCCGTCCCAGGCCATGAAGCCGACGAGCACATTCCGGCCGAGCGCCAATTCACCTTTGAAGGTGGCGGCGCCGTCGGCGATCACGTCCCCCTTTTCGACCTTCTGGCCGACGGTCACAAGCGGCTTCTGGTTCTGACAGGTCCGTTCGTTCAAGCCGACGAACTTCCGCAACACGTACTTGTCGTCGGCGATCTCGATTCGGTCGGCGTCGACGTAGTTGACCGTGCCCTTCTTCTTGGCGCGGACCAACATGCCGGAGTTCCGGGCCACGTCGCGTTCCATGCCGGTTGCCACGATCGGCGGCTCCGTCACCAACAACGGCACCGCTTGCCGCTGCATGTTGGAACCCATCAACGCGCGGTTGGCGTCGTCGTGCTCCAAGAACGGAATTAAACCAGCCGAAACACCGACCATTTGGCTCGGCGCCACGTCCATGTATTCCACTTCATCGACCGGCACCATCTCGAAGTCGGCCCGATACCGGGCGATAATCGTGTCCCCTTGCAGCTTACCGTCTTTGACGACGGCGTCGGCCGGGGCCAGGTACGCTTCGTTCTCTTGGTCCGCACGCAGCCAGGTGACTTCATCGGCCACCCTGCTCTTCGTGACCTTCCGGTAAGGCGTCACGAGGAAGCCGTACTCGTCCACCGCGGCGTAAATCGCCAGGCTGGAAATCAAACCGATGTTCGTGCCTTCCGGCGTCTCAATCGGGCAGATGCGGCCGTAGTGCGAGATATGCACGTCGCGCACTTCGAAGCCGGCCCGTTTGCGGTTCAAACCGCCGGGACCCAACGCCGACAGCCGCCGCTCGTGCGTGAGCATCGACAGCGGGTTCGTCTGGTCAACGACCTGCGACAGCTCGCCGCGACCGAAGAAGTACTCGATCGCCGCCGAGACGCTCTTCGGATTGATCAGGCTGCGCGGCGTCATATCCGCGACGTCCTTCAAGCTCATCCGCTCCTGCACGGTGCGGCGCAGCTTGAGGAAGCCCTTGCGCAACTCATCGCAAGCCAACTCATCAATCGTCCGCAAGCGGCGATTGCCAAGGTGATCGATATCGTCGATCTCCGCCGCGCCTTCGGCGGCGCGGAGTTTCAACAAGTAACGAATCGATTCGACCAGATCGTCCGGCCGCAGCGTCATCTCGTTCTCGTCGATCGTCAACGACAACTTGCGGTTGATGCGGAACCGCCCGACGCGACCCAGCCGGTAACGGTTGGTGTCGTAGAACTTCTCGTGGAACAGCGCGCGGGCCTTCTCCAACTGCGGCGGATTGCCGGGACGCAGCCGCTGATAAATCTTCAGCAGCGCCTCTTCATGGCTTGCGGTGTTGTCTTCCGAAAGGCTGTTGAAGACCAACGGATCCTTGGTGTCGCTCATCACTTCGATGCTGGTCAGCCCCGAAGTGCAAATCGTTTCCGCCGCGTTCTTGGTGATCTTGTGGCCCGACTCCAGGATGATCTCGCCGGCCTTTTCCGAGCCGACCGGATAGACCACGTCGCCGACGGCGATCTTGCCCTCGATCTTCGCCACGCTGCGACCGTCCACAACCTTTTCACTGGTCGTCGTAAAGAACGCCCGCATCAAATCCACGTCGTGGCTGTACTTCGGGTCCATCGCCCGCAACAGCGTCATCGCGGAGAATTTGCCGCTCTGGTCGATGCGGACCGCCAGCGTGTCCTTCTTCGTGACGTTCAGCTCGATCCAACTGCCGCGCTCCGGGATGATCCGGCAGCTATGCAGTTCCTTGTCGGCTTCGCGATCGCTCACGAAGTCGACGCCGGGGCTGCGATGCAACTGGCTCACCACCACGCGCTCGGCGCCGTTGATGATAAATTCGCCGCCGCCCAGCATGATCGGCATGTCGCCGAGGTAGACCTCTTCCTCGACCGGCTGCTCTTTTGTCAAGCGCAACCAGACCTTGAACGGCCGCCCATAGGTCAGCCGCAACTGCCGGCACTCGTCCGGCTCGTAGCGCGGCTTGCCCAACTCGTAGCGCAGATATTCCAAGCGGAGCGTCTTGTCGTAGCTCTCGATCGGAAAAATTTCGCGCAACACGCCTTCGATGCCCTGGTCTAGGCGCTTATCGGAGGACAATTCGAGTTGCAGAAACGCCGCGTAGCTGCGGGTCTGAATCTCGGTCAGGTCAGGAATCGGGACTTGTTCGAATTGATTGCCAAAACGACGAACTTCCTTCGGGCGCAAACGACGCTCAGCCGATGTGGCCATAACGGGTCCTGCTCCTGGAGACGGGTGCGGGAAGACGGGGCGAGGCGGGCGCGCAGGCGCAGCGGGGAGCGCGGCGTGCCACTACAGAAGGCGGCCAATTCCGGATCAATGGCATAGGTGCGAGCGCGCTGGACCCATCCGTGAAAGGCCAGCGCGCAACAGACAGGTTGGGAGGGAGACCGTAATCGTACCCCATCGGGGTTGCGATTACCAGCACACCCTACTTAACTACGACTTTCGCACCCGCGGCTTCCAACTCGGCTTTGAGCTTGGCCGCGTCTTCCTTCGAAATGCCTTCCTTGACCTTGCTCGGGACCCCTTCGACCAGGTCCTTGGCTTCCTTGAGGCCCAACCCGGTGGCGGCGCGGACGACCTTGATCACGTTGATCTTGTTTTCGCCGAAGCCTTCCAGGATGACATTGAACTCAGTCTGCTCTTCCACGGGCGCGGCAGCGCCACCGGCGGGACCGGCGGCCATCATCACGGCGCCACCGGCAGCCGGTTCGATGCCGTGAACGTCCTTCAGGTAGTCGCTCAACTCCTTGGCTTGCTTGAGCGTCAGGGCGACGATTTGATCGCCCAGGGACGTGGTCGTGGAGGAAAATTCGCGTGCGGGAGCGTCAGTGGCCATGGCCGTGCGGTTCCTTTCGTCGATGCCTTCTCGGGCCTACCCACTCACGTGAATAGCCCGTGCAAGTGCTTGGTGGAAATCAGTTTGCGTTTATGTTCAAAAGCCCGGCTGCGGCCGGAACGTCATTCAATAAAATCTGCTGCGGCAGTCGTCTCGCGACGACCGCGTGATTCATTCCGCGGCGGGAGCCGCTTCGGCCACAGGCGCCGCTTCGGCGGCGGCGGCCGGCTCTTCGTCGTCGCCTTCCGCTTTCTTGTCGACTTGGCTGGCGAGCATTCCGCCCGGTCCCAGCAACTGGCTGGAGAGCTTGGCGCCCGGCGACAGAATCTGTCCCAGCAGCAAGCTCAACTGTTCTTGTCGGGTCGGCCACTTGGCGACGTCCTTGACGTCGCTCGCCGTGAGCCGGGCGCCGTCCAGAACCCCTCCGCGGGTTTCCAGCTTCTGGAATTCTTTGCTTTCGCCCAGCTTGGTGAGGATCTTGGCGAGCGAGACGATGTCCTCGCCCCCCCACAGTACCGCCATCGAACCCTCGGCCTGCTCGAAGGCGGCCGCCAGAGGCGTCCCTTCGGTGGCGCGGCGGGCCAGGCTGTTTTTCACAACCATCAACCCGACATTTTCTTTTTGCAACTCCATCCGCAACCGGTTATTAGCGACGCCGTTAAGCGCCGACAGGTTCACCAGCAGGGCATGTTCCATCCCCACCAGGCGATTGCGAATGTGATCGGTAATCAGGTCTTTGACGAACTTGCTCATGGGAATCGCACAACTTTTCGGCGACAGTGATTTAGTGAGTCGCGGCCCTTAGACCGCGATGCGAACGCCCGGGCTCATCGTCGCGCTAATCGCCACGCCTTTGAGGTAGTGGCCTTTCACGCTGTTCGGTTTGAGTCCGAGGACGAAATTCATGAATGCTTGAATGTTCTCTTGCAGCTTTGGGGCGTCAAAGCTGAGCTTGCCCACCACGGCATGCACGACGCCGCTGGCGTCATTGCGGAACTCCACCTTGCCGGCCTTGTATTCTTTGACCGTCTTGGCGATTTCCGGCGTCACCGTGCCGGAGCGCGGCGAAGGCATCAGCCCGCGAGGGCCGAGCACTTTGCCGAGCGGGCCGACGAGACCCATCATGTCCGGCGCCGCGATGCAGACGTCGAATTCCGTCCAGCCTTCTTTGATTTTTTTGGCCATCTCCTCGGAGCCGACCTCGTCCGCGCCGGCTTGCTTGGCTTGTTCAGCCAGGTCTCCCTTGGCGAACACAATCACGCGCTGCGTCTTGCCAATGCCGTGCGGCAACACGATCGAACCGCGAACCAATTGATCGGCCTGCTTGGCGTCGATCCCCAGGCGCATCGCGATTTCCACCGTCTGGTCGAACTTCGTCGTGCCGAACTGCTTCAACAGTTGCACGCCCGCGTCGAGCGCCACCGGGTCTTCCGATTTACGCTGTTCGAGCAACGCTCGGTATCGTTTGGATTGCTTGCTCATAACTTCACAACTGCTCAGGTGACTTCTGACTCTTGTCTTCGATTCTTCTTTTTCTGTAGCCGAGGTCTGTGACCTCGATCGCTGAATTCATCGATTCTTGCGGCGACTACGCCTTCGGCACCGGCCTCACAGAGGCCGGCTAAAGACGGACGGCATGACGTCTCGGCGGCTAGTCTTCGATCGTGATGCCCATGCTGCGCGCCGTCCCTTCGACCATCCGCTCCGCGTGGCCGGGGTCGCGGGCGTTCAGGTCGGCCAGCTTGAGCTTGACGATCTCCTGGACCTGCGCCCGGGTGACCTTGCCGACCTTTTCCTTGTTCGGGGTGCCGGAGCCCTTGGCGACGCTCGCGGCCTTCTTCAACAACGCGGCCGCCGGCGGGCTCTTGGTGACGAAGTCAAACGAGCGATCGTTGTACACATTGACCACCACCGGAATCGGCATGCCGCCGGTTTCCTTGGTGCGCTCGTTGAACTGCTGCACGAACTGCCCGAGGTTGATGCCGAACCGGCCCAACGACGTACCGACCGGCGGCGCCGGAGTGGCCTGGCCGCCCGGAACCTGAAACTTCACCGTACCCGTCAACTGCTTCGCCATGGGATCCGCTCTAATTCAGCCAAGGTAGTCGCTTCGCGTGCCGAACGCATTCGTTCGACGCCAGCAACGCCGTTTGTTGATTTGTATCGTTAGACCGATTCGACCTGCCAGTATTCCAATTCGACGGGGGTCGAGCGTCCGAAGATGTTGATCATCACCGTGACGCGACCGCTCCCTTCGTCGATGCTCCCCACATCCCCTTCGAA
This window encodes:
- the rpoB gene encoding DNA-directed RNA polymerase subunit beta, translating into MATSAERRLRPKEVRRFGNQFEQVPIPDLTEIQTRSYAAFLQLELSSDKRLDQGIEGVLREIFPIESYDKTLRLEYLRYELGKPRYEPDECRQLRLTYGRPFKVWLRLTKEQPVEEEVYLGDMPIMLGGGEFIINGAERVVVSQLHRSPGVDFVSDREADKELHSCRIIPERGSWIELNVTKKDTLAVRIDQSGKFSAMTLLRAMDPKYSHDVDLMRAFFTTTSEKVVDGRSVAKIEGKIAVGDVVYPVGSEKAGEIILESGHKITKNAAETICTSGLTSIEVMSDTKDPLVFNSLSEDNTASHEEALLKIYQRLRPGNPPQLEKARALFHEKFYDTNRYRLGRVGRFRINRKLSLTIDENEMTLRPDDLVESIRYLLKLRAAEGAAEIDDIDHLGNRRLRTIDELACDELRKGFLKLRRTVQERMSLKDVADMTPRSLINPKSVSAAIEYFFGRGELSQVVDQTNPLSMLTHERRLSALGPGGLNRKRAGFEVRDVHISHYGRICPIETPEGTNIGLISSLAIYAAVDEYGFLVTPYRKVTKSRVADEVTWLRADQENEAYLAPADAVVKDGKLQGDTIIARYRADFEMVPVDEVEYMDVAPSQMVGVSAGLIPFLEHDDANRALMGSNMQRQAVPLLVTEPPIVATGMERDVARNSGMLVRAKKKGTVNYVDADRIEIADDKYVLRKFVGLNERTCQNQKPLVTVGQKVEKGDVIADGAATFKGELALGRNVLVGFMAWDGFNFEDAIIISEDLVKDDVYTSIHIEEFDIEIRETKLGREEFTRDIPNVSEKALRNLDEGGIVQIGTFVRQGDILVGKVSPKSKTELTPEEKLLHAIFGRAGEDVKNDSLEVPSGVEGIVIDTQKFSRRMSLSEDERKKFEKDLKDAEAEGNASIALAFGAMVEEIEKVLQRHLTDEDGNALVRDQEHKYVAEQATRFRLENLDIRSPERKTAIEKIHKTQWPLVEEAIDLRDRKLNSMKRGDELRSGVLQMVKVYVSAKRVISVGDKMAGRHGNKGVIAKILPREDMPFLADGTSLQIMLNPLGVPSRMNVGQILETHLGWAGAKLGFQAITPVFDGATEGVINDCLVEAGLPRNGKAQLYDGRTGERMEQHTTVGYIYMLKLHHLVDDKVHARSTGPYSLITQQPLGGKARFGGQRFGEMEVWALEAYGAAYILQELLTVKSDDVEGRTKIYESMVKGENTLEAGTPASFDVLTNEIRGLGLNMQLEKRRV
- the rplL gene encoding 50S ribosomal protein L7/L12, which gives rise to MATDAPAREFSSTTTSLGDQIVALTLKQAKELSDYLKDVHGIEPAAGGAVMMAAGPAGGAAAPVEEQTEFNVILEGFGENKINVIKVVRAATGLGLKEAKDLVEGVPSKVKEGISKEDAAKLKAELEAAGAKVVVK
- the rplJ gene encoding 50S ribosomal protein L10, yielding MSKFVKDLITDHIRNRLVGMEHALLVNLSALNGVANNRLRMELQKENVGLMVVKNSLARRATEGTPLAAAFEQAEGSMAVLWGGEDIVSLAKILTKLGESKEFQKLETRGGVLDGARLTASDVKDVAKWPTRQEQLSLLLGQILSPGAKLSSQLLGPGGMLASQVDKKAEGDDEEPAAAAEAAPVAEAAPAAE
- the rplA gene encoding 50S ribosomal protein L1, with the protein product MSKQSKRYRALLEQRKSEDPVALDAGVQLLKQFGTTKFDQTVEIAMRLGIDAKQADQLVRGSIVLPHGIGKTQRVIVFAKGDLAEQAKQAGADEVGSEEMAKKIKEGWTEFDVCIAAPDMMGLVGPLGKVLGPRGLMPSPRSGTVTPEIAKTVKEYKAGKVEFRNDASGVVHAVVGKLSFDAPKLQENIQAFMNFVLGLKPNSVKGHYLKGVAISATMSPGVRIAV
- the rplK gene encoding 50S ribosomal protein L11, whose protein sequence is MAKQLTGTVKFQVPGGQATPAPPVGTSLGRFGINLGQFVQQFNERTKETGGMPIPVVVNVYNDRSFDFVTKSPPAAALLKKAASVAKGSGTPNKEKVGKVTRAQVQEIVKLKLADLNARDPGHAERMVEGTARSMGITIED